The Anopheles marshallii chromosome X, idAnoMarsDA_429_01, whole genome shotgun sequence genome includes a window with the following:
- the LOC128714066 gene encoding inactive dipeptidyl peptidase 10, with product MNTVQSTGHATVRNKKDSQFEELTVSSSEKRNWRGIFIALLVIAAVLGLIVFSILLLSPEIESSKLHGRRISLYDIKSGRYEWNTQNGSWINRYEYVFINSEGGLTALQITRDGGFRFEVLMNNATFRQLNVDSYDVSPDRNFVLLYASNGNTQRYNRSYYVYDLASSNVFSLSAKELDTTAPQLQHVLWAPVASNGSGSVGGEKSSGQSFHSPSSASSPSSSGSTASTGTSSQGIAYVHQGDIYYKPRVQYDLICRITTSGRDGPVLNGVPDWLYSNVHELKGPSLLFSPDGQYLSFLSFNLSSVQEYQYLWYGDGQQYPKIHSLRYPKVHSANPNVTVYVVHLGVLKYIFPKPVNVPAYIRATDSYVGGLSWLSSTELSVTYASRNQSVAHVLLCRAPSFTCVEIFQEKAVANSWVLIGETPLFIRRPASLDSFAADAPQPAPAPAPVTTSTTTAPPPTTPPVPTMPRHLYMLKRLNVRDGSHGYYRHLVLVLLGTKRTITLTMGQFEVTEIVGYDERRGLVYFMAAPYHKPGQRHLYKIPLGLEQMASMVGSGGGGSSASGGPGTPFDTHPDTGRPGANASDVLLLRPFGSAVPYCVTCGRGPSDGSDGDDGADAPPKRPNNCLFNRVAFNDDYTYFVQECLGPESPSTYLVEAGSERKVRVLNDGNELREQLVQLAKPQIMTFSVQIKYDFNAQVKLFLPPGVKEDDDLQLPLILHIEAGPERQLVSEEYSVDWNWYLSSHQSYIIAQIDARGSGFQGESLKTQIRGRVGIEVEDQLAVLMYLRDNLKLVDPNRICVYGKGYGGYIAMQMLATDANQVLKCVAAISPIVSFRYYNSFFTERYVLQQDDTERSLIESDLSTKVASLASKNFLLIHSTADCVVHEQHAALLTRSLVNRGIIFRHQMYVDEDHEYRSVSEHLFHTIETYIEENFGNDNQDWTSAFFLSKT from the exons ATGAACACCGTCCAGAGTACGGGCCATGCGACCGTTCGGAACAAGAAGGATTCGCAGTTCGAG GAATTAACTGTCTCTTCCtcggaaaaaagaaattggaGAGGAATTTTTATTGCGCTTTTAGTGATTGCTGCCGTATTGGGGCTAATTGTGTTTTCCATTCTACTTCTATCACCAG AGATCGAAAGCTCGAAGCTGCACGGGCGTCGCATATCGCTGTACGATATTAAGTCGGGCCGGTATGAATGGAACACGCAGAACGGTTCCTGGATTAATC GGTACGAGTATGTGTTCATCAACTCGGAAGGTGGCCTAACAGCGCTGCAAATCACCCGTGACGGTGGTTTCCGGTTCGAGGTTCTCATGAACAATGCCACCTTT AGGCAGCTCAACGTGGACAGTTACGATGTGTCACCGGATCGGAACTTTGTGCTGCTGTACGCGTCCAACGGTAACACGCAGCGGTACAACCGCAG CTACTACGTGTACGATTTAGCCTCGTCGAACGTGTTCTCGCTGTCGGCGAAGGAGTTGGACACGACCGCACCACAGCTACAGCACGTCCTGTGGGCACCGGTGGCctcgaacggttccggcagtgtCGGTGGGGAGAAGTCGTCCGGACAATCCTTCCATTCGCCATCGTCCGCATCCTCACCCTCGTCATCCGGTTCGACCGCATCCACCGGCACCTCCTCCCAGGGCATTGCGTACGTGCACCAGGGCGACATTTACTACAAGCCGCGCGTACAGTACGATCTTATCTGTCGCATCACCACCAGCG GTCGGGACGGACCGGTACTGAATGGCGTGCCCGATTGGCTCTACTCGAACGTGCACGAGCTGAAGGGACCGTCCTTACTCTTCTCGCCCGACGGCCAGTATCTATCCTTTCTCTCCTTCAATCTATCGAGCGTGCAGGAGTATCA GTATCTTTGGTACGGTGATGGACAGCAGTATCCGAAGATACACAGCCTGCGCTACCCGAAGGTACATTCGGCGAACCCGAACGTGACGGTGTACGTCGTACATCTGGGCGTGCTGAAGTACATCTTCCCGAAACCGGTCAACGTGCCGGCGTATATCCGTGCCACCGACAGTTACGTCGGTGGTCTCAGCTGGCTGTCGTCGACCGAGCTGTCCGTCACGTATGCCAGCCGGAATCAGAGCGTAGCACACGTGCTGCTCTGCCGAGCACCATCGTTTACATGTGTGGAG ATCTTCCAAGAGAAGGCGGTCGCCAACTCGTGGGTATTGATCGGTGAGACGCCACTGTTCATTCGCCGACCGGCATCGCTGGACAGTTTCGCTGCCGATGCACCGCAGCCCGCACCTGCCCCAGCACCGGTGACGACGTCTACGacaacagcaccaccaccaacgacGCCGCCCGTACCCACGATGCCGCGCCATCTGTACATGCTGAAGCGCCTAAATGTGCGTGACGGTTCGCACGGGTACTACCGCCatctggtgctggtgctgctcgGTACCAAGCGCACCATCACGCTGACGATGGGCCAGTTCGAGGTGACGGAAATTGTCGGGTACGATGAGCGCCGCGGGCTCGTCTACTTCATGGCGGCACCGTACCACAAACCGGGCCAACGGCATCTGTACAAAATACCGCTCGGACTCGAACAGATGGCATCGATGGTGGGCAGCGGTGGGGGTGGCTCGTCCGCTTCCGGCGGGCCGGGTACGCCCTTCGACAcccacccggacaccggccGTCCCGGGGCTAATGCGAGCgatgtgctgctgttgcgccCGTTCGGGTCCGCCGTGCCGTACTGCGTGACGTGCGGCCGTGGCCCGTCGGACGGCAGCGACGGTGACGACGGTGCCGACGCACCGCCCAAGCGCCCCAACAACTGTCTGTTCAACCGCGTCGCGTTTAACGACGACTACACGTACTTCGTGCAGGAGTGCCTCGGACCGGAATCGCCCTCCACCTACCTGGTGGAGGCCGGTTCGGAGCGCAAGGTGCGCGTGCTGAACGATGGCAACGAACTGCGCGAACAGCTGGTCCAGCTTGCCAAGCCGCAGATAATGACGTTCAGCGTGCAGATCAAGTACGACTTTAACGCGCAGGTCAAACTGTTCCTGCCGCCCGGCGTGAAGGAGGACGACGACTTGCAGCTGCCGCTCATACTGCACAT TGAGGCCGGCCCGGAACGGCAGCTCGTGTCGGAGGAGTACAGCGTTGACTGGAACTGGTACCTCAGCAGCCATCAGTCGTACATCATCGCGCAGATCGATGCCAGGGGGTCCGGATTCCAGGGCGAATCGCTCAAGACCCAAATTCGCGGACGCGTCGGCATCGAGGTCGAAGATCAGCTGGCCGTGCTGAT GTATTTGCGGGACAACTTGAAGCTGGTAGATCCGAATCGCATCTGTGTTTACG GCAAGGGCTACGGTGGATACATTGCAATGCAGATGCTTGCTACTGACGCGAACCAGGTGCTGAAGTGTGTGGCCGCTATTTCGCCGATCGTATCCTTCCGCTATTACA ATTCCTTCTTTACCGAGCGGTATGTGCTGCAGCAGGATGACACCGAGCGGTCGCTGATCGAGTCGGATCTGTCGACCAAGGTCGCCAGCCTGGCGTCGAAGAACTTTCTGCTCATCCACAGCACGGCCGACTGCGTGGTGCACGAGCAGCACGCGGCCCTGCTCACCCGTTCGCTCGTCAATCGGGGTATCATCTTCCGGCATCAG ATGTACGTCGACGAGGATCACGAGTATCGGAGTGTGTCCGAGCATCTGTTCCACACGATCGAAACGTACATTGAGGAGAACTTCGGCAACGATAATCAGGACTGGACGTCAGCATTCTTCCTGTCTAAAACGTAG
- the LOC128706877 gene encoding cytochrome c oxidase subunit 6A, mitochondrial: protein MSLVSHILRRSISQSIARNAQVGGPSAVAGHEAGGYKVWKKLSFFVAMPAVGLCMLNAYLKHQEEHGHPQPEFVKYEHLRIRNKRFPWGEGNKSLFHNPHTNALPDGYEH, encoded by the exons ATGTCGCTGGTTTCGCACATTCTGCGCCGTTCCATCTCGCAATCAATTGCTCGTAATGCTCAGGTCGGTGGACCGTCTGCCGTGGCCGGCCATGAAG CCGGTGGCTACAAAGTGTGGAAGAAGCTGTCGTTCTTTGTGGCCATGCCCGCTGTCGGCCTGTGCATGCTGAACGCTTACCTGAAGCACCAGGAGGAGCACGGACATCCGCAACCGGAGTTCGTCAAGTACGAGCATCTGCGCATCCGGAACAAGCGTTTCCCGTGGGGCGAGGGCAACAAGAGTCTGTTCCACAACCCGCACACCAACGCACTGCCAGACGGTTACGAGCATTAG
- the LOC128707663 gene encoding NADH dehydrogenase [ubiquinone] 1 beta subcomplex subunit 1, with product MFGITRQYLWSVVPMFGFGIGWFLDCKETERMTMFRDKSALYGRTLKEGEKPTWP from the coding sequence ATGTTCGGAATCACGCGTCAGTATCTGTGGAGTGTGGTGCCGATGTTCGGGTTCGGCATTGGCTGGTTTCTGGACTGCAAGGAAACAGAACGTATGACGATGTTCCGGGACAAGAGTGCACTGTACGGGCGCACGCTGAAGGAGGGCGAGAAGCCAACGTGGCCGTAG
- the LOC128710751 gene encoding uncharacterized protein LOC128710751 has translation MELSNKTTTNPDVFEIRNFDTYIIWCNHWKAPMIRSFWKRYRVVIIFPALAFGSIAADYNYTRQWKKARLEHNKQLVQHA, from the exons ATGGAGctgtcaaacaaaaccacaacaaacccTGACGTTTTCGAGATACGCAATTTTGACACTTACATAATTTGGTGCAACCATTGGAAAGCG CCAATGATTCGCAGCTTTTGGAAACGCTACAGGGTCGTGATCATCTTTCCAGCGCTTGCGTTCGGCTCGATTGCGGCAGACTACAACTACACCCGGCAGTGGAAGAAGGCTCGGTTGGAGCATAACAAACAGCTGGTTCAGCACGCGTAA
- the LOC128709611 gene encoding syntaxin-16: MSHRNLTELFHMLRNNAVHNRNVGYENHSDNENLLEPAGKSGEQPRWIGKYDEANYLLFKIQERINEVKKLQTAEVRSVLSDENSTSSSTTESYMMEIKQLICRCHDNINSLRRLDNGLEEILLRNIQKHCLIMLQGLTEQYRQLQAHKTARTLKANESSLSGVGPSGMGGSNSSSNSNSTILRNTSSNPVDTFDNFLQMESDGRGAGYDDDGDDQQLLDDFFQLPATGLTINQKQIMLIQADNTKQLKSREDEVLRMTNSITDLNVIFKDISKLIQEQGTILDRIDYNIESAQVRVSDGLRQLQKSESYQRKNRKMHCIMLLAFAIMFMIILIIFTKL, encoded by the exons ATGTCCCACCGAAATTTGACCGAACTATTTCACATGCTGCGAAACAATGCTGTGCACAACCGGAACGTTGGCTATGAAAAT CATTCGGACAACGAAAATCTACTCGAGCCAGCCGGGAAATCTGGCGAGCAACCGCGATGGATCGGAAAATACGATGAAGCGAACTATTTGCTGTTCAA GATTCAGGAACGTATTAACGAGGTAAAAAAGCTTCAAACGGCTGAAGTTCGTTCGGTACTGAGTGATGAAAACTCCACGAGTAGTAGCACG ACTGAAAGCTACATGATGGAAATAAAGCAGCTGATTTGCAGGTGTCACGATAACATCAACTCTTTACGCCGATTGGATAATG GACTGGAAGAAATCCTGTTAAGAAACATACAGAAGCACTGTTTGATTATGTTGCAGGGCTTAACGGAGCAGTACCGACAACTGCAGGCACACAAAACTGCCCGTACGCTTAAAGCCAATGAGTCGAGTTTGTCGGGAGTTGGTCCAAGTGGCATGGGTGGCAGCAATAGCAGTagtaacagcaacagcaccatccTTCGCAACACCTCCTCCAATCCGGTCGACACGTTCGATAACTTTCTGCAGATGGAATCGGATGGGCGCGGTGCCGGGTACGACGATGACGGTGACGATCAGCAGCTGTTGGATGATTTCTTTCAGCTGCCCGCGACTGGGCTCACCATCAACCAGAAGCAAATAATGCTGATACAGGCGGATAACACAAAGCAGCTGAAAAGCCGGGAGGACGAGGTGCTGCGCATGACGAACTCGATTACCGACCTGAACGTCATCTTTAAGGACATTTCGAAGCTGATACAGGAGCAGGGCACGATACTGGACCGCATCGACTACAATATCGAATCGGCCCAGGTGCGCGTTAGCGATGGGTTGCGCCAGCTGCAAAAATCCGAATCGTACCAGCGCAAGAATCGGAAAATGCATTGCATAATGCTGCTCGCGTTTGCAATTATGTTTATGATAATATTGATCATTTTTACCAAACTATAA
- the LOC128717921 gene encoding small ubiquitin-related modifier 3-like — MADEKKGSETEHINLKVLGQDNAVVQFKIKKHTPLRKLMNAYCDRAGLSMQVVRFRFDGQPINENDTPTTLDMEEGDTIEVYQQQTGGTA; from the exons ATGGCTGACGAAAAGAAG GGCTCGGAGACTGAACACATCAACCTGAAGGTCCTGGGACAGGACAATGCGGTGGTAcagttcaaaattaaaaaacacacaccacttCGCAAGCTTATGAACGCGTACTGCGACCGTGCG GGTCTTTCGATGCAGGTAGTGCGCTTCCGATTCGACGGGCAACCAATCAACGAAAATGATACCCCGACAACACTGGACATGGAGGAAGGTGACACAATCGAAGTCTACCAGCAACAGACCGGAGGCACGGCTTAA